The following are from one region of the Heterodontus francisci isolate sHetFra1 chromosome 34, sHetFra1.hap1, whole genome shotgun sequence genome:
- the LOC137349432 gene encoding zinc finger protein 229-like isoform X2 has protein sequence MEKRWKCGDCGLVFGFPSKLDIHQRSHTGERPFTCSECGKGFTTSSHLQTHKRVHTGERPFTCSECGKRFTTSSHLQTHQRVHTGEKPFTCSECGKGFTQSSTLLTHQRVHTGERLFTCSECGKGFTTSSHLQTHQRVHTGERPFTCSECEKRFADSSTLLTHQRVHSGERPFTCSKCGKGFTQSSTLLTHQRVHTGERPFTCSDCGKGFTTSFNLLIHQRVHTGERPFTCSECGKGFTTSSKLMTHERVHTGDWPFTCSECMKGFNTLSTLLTHQRVHTGDWPFICSECGKGFTQSSNLLRHQRGHTGERPFTCSECGKGFTTSSHLLTHQRVHTGERPFTCSECGKGFTQSSNLLKHQRVHTGERPFTCSECGKGFTTSSHLLTHQRVHTGERPFCCSECGKGFTQLSSLVAHQRVHTGERPFTCPDCGKGFAQSSHLLKHQRVHK, from the coding sequence atggagaaacggtggaaatgtggggactgtggtttGGTATTCGGTTTTCCATCTAAGCTGGATATTCAccaacgcagtcacactggggagaggccgttcacctgctcagagtgtggaaagggattcactacttcatcccatcTGCAGACAcacaagcgagttcacactggggagaggccattcacctgctcagagtgtgggaaacgtTTCACGACTTCGTCTCATCTGCAGACACACCAGCGAgtccacactggggagaagccattcacctgctcagagtgtgggaagggattcactcagtcatccaccctgctgacacaccagcgcgttcacactggggaaaggctgttcacctgctcagagtgtgggaagggattcactacatcATCCCATCtgcagacacaccagcgagttcacactggggagaggccgttcacctgctctgagtgtgagaAAAGATTTGCtgattcatccaccctgctgacacaccagcgagttcactccggggagaggccattcacttgctccaagtgtgggaagggattcactcagtcatccaccttgctgacacaccaacgagttcacacaggggagaggccgttcacctgctcagattgtgggaagggattcactacttcattcaATCTGCTGATACACCAgagagttcacacaggggagaggccatttacctgctcggagtgtgggaagggattcactacttcatccaagcTAATGACGCACgagcgggttcacactggggactGGCCATTCACCTGTTCTGAGTGTATGAAGGGATTCAATACTTTgtccaccctgctgacacaccagcgagttcacactggggactggccattcatctgctcagagtgtgggaagggtttcactcagtcatccaacctgctgagacaccagcgaggtcacacaggggagaggccgtttacctgctctgagtgtgggaagggattcactacttcatcccacctgctgacccaccagcgagttcacactggtgagaggccgttcacctgttcggagtgtgggaagggattcactcagtcatccaacctcctgaaacaccagcgagttcatactggggagaggccattcacctgctcggaatgtgggaaaggattcacgacttcatcccacctgctgacacaccagcgagttcacactggggagagaccgttctgctgctcagagtgtggcaagggattcactcagttatccagccttgtggcacaccagcgagttcacactggggagaggccattcacctgcccagattgtgggaagggattcgctcagtcatcccacctgctaaaacaccagcgagttcacaagtaa
- the LOC137348875 gene encoding G-protein coupled receptor 15-like, which translates to MAVSDLLVMITVVILNRIAGIYFPFSFLFITPVCSLRTVLNHVIIGCSVWLTVVFTFDRYIAICCQKLKIKYCTEGTAAWVVGIVTILSCLKNAFWYFIFQPLYTINNIPWFCKMKLIFYTSPAWVAYDWICRISTSCLPFILILLFNALTVRHILVASRARRRLRAHSNGETQSDPEMEKRKKSIVLLFTISGSFLLLYLLLFINFLYVRIAKFSYFSGSNFNESNFILQEGGLMLQLLSSCVNPFIYAGTQRKFREELKNGVKYPLSRTVKLFK; encoded by the coding sequence ATGGCGGTGTCGGATCTTCTCGTCATGATCACCgttgtgatattaaaccggattgctggtatttatttcccaTTCAGTTTCCTGTTCATCACGCCTGTATGCAGTCTCCGTACTGTCCTAAACCATGTGATCATAGGCTGTTCAGTCTGGTTAACGGTCGTTTTCACCTTTGATCGCTAtatagccatttgttgccagaagctgaaaataaaatactgcaccGAGGGAACAGCAGCGTGGGTTGTAGGAATCGTAACTATACTGAGCTGTTTAAAAAATGCCTTCTGGTACTTTATATTTCAACCTTTGTATACAATCAACAATATACCCTGGTTCTGcaaaatgaaattaatattttatacGTCACCTGCATGGGTTGCATATGACTGGATTTGTCGCATTTCAACCtcttgtctcccattcattctcATTTTActgttcaatgctctgactgtcagacacattctagtggccagtagagctcgcaggagactccgggcccacagcaatggagagactcAGAGCGACCCAGAAATGGAGAAGAGGAAAAAATCCATTGTCTTACTCTTCACCATCTCGGGCAGTTTCCTCCTGTTATATTTGCTGCTTTTTATAAATTTCCTTTATGTCCGAATTGCGAAATTTAGTTATTTTTCCGGTTCCAATTTCAATGAATCAAATTTCATTCTGCAGGAAGGCGGACTTATGCTACAGCTTTTAAGTTCCTGCGTCAAtccatttatttatgcagggacccagagaaaattcagagaggagttaaagaatggagtgaaatatccactGAGTCGAACTGTTAAATTGTTTAAATGA